In a genomic window of Ipomoea triloba cultivar NCNSP0323 chromosome 3, ASM357664v1:
- the LOC116013484 gene encoding CTD nuclear envelope phosphatase 1 homolog, which produces MVELAKAAKVYAPKTLQLWRTLLNWAAAFYEIFVQSTPSAAQLLSYVGFRNSSFLSSPPPPQFRPLPVVEVEDKDDSPPSSALPSLQIASGCSDEHHLPRLTVVLDLDETLVCAYETSTLPSIILTQAKEAGLKWFELECISSDKECHDNPKINYVTVFERPGLRTFLKELSKFADLVLFTAGLEGYARPVVDKLDVDRLFIRRLYRPSTTSTEYREHVKDLSFISKDLSRIVMVDNNPFSFLLQPLNGIPCVPFSAGQPHDEQLLEVILPLLEHLSQQKDVRPVLYEMFHMPEWFQKHGIPASRAMNEG; this is translated from the exons ATGGTAGAGCTGGCTAAAGCAGCCAAAGTCTACGCTCCGAAGACTCTACAACTGTGGCGGACGCTCCTGAACTGGGCGGCCGCGTTCTACGAGATCTTCGTTCAGAGCACACCGTCGGCGGCTCAGCTCCTCTCGTACGTCGGCTTCCGGAACAGCTCCTTCCTCtcctctcctcctcctccgcagTTCCGGCCTCTCCCGGTTGTCGAGGTTGAGGATAAGGACGATTCGCCGCCCTCTTCAGCCCTTCCGTCACTCCAAATCGCCTCCGGTTGTTCCGATGAGCATCATTTACCGAGGCTTACG GTGGTACTTGATTTGGATGAAACTTTGGTTTGTGCATATGAGACATCAACTTTGCCTTCTATAATACTTACTCAGGCCAAAGAAGCTGGGTTGAAGTGGTTTGAACTTGAATGCATTTCCTCAGACAAG GAATGCCATGACAATCCTAAGATCAACTACGTCACAGTGTTTGAACGCCCTGGATTACGCACATTTCTGAAAGAACTCAGCAAATTTGCTGACCTTGTGTTATTTACTGCTGGACTTGAAG GATATGCAAGGCCAGTTGTTGATAAATTGGATGTTGATCGCCTATTTATTCGTCGGCTTTACAGGCCTTCAACAACCAGCAC TGAATATCGGGAGCATGTGAAGGATCtatctttcatttcaaaagATTTAAGCCGAATTGTTATGGTTGATAACAATCCTTTCAGTTTCTTACTGCAACCATTGAATGGAATTCCTTGCGTTCCTTTTTCTGCAGGACAGCCTCACGATGAGCAG CTTTTGGAAGTTATCCTTCCTCTTCTCGAAcatctttctcaacagaaagatgTACGGCCAGTGCTTTATGAAATGTTCCACATGCCTGAATGGTTTCAGAAGCACGGAATCCCTGCTTCTAGAGCAATGAACGAGGGATGA
- the LOC116013483 gene encoding putative serine/threonine-protein kinase-like protein CCR3, translated as MTTHFVAAVAVAVLTAALICPPSAVHALGGSSATLAVMYGSTVAVCGISAGTPFQEIHCRENRRKTPLAVYPNVSFDSIAGGLDVLCGVLSGGSSLVCWGPTFAPKRLYWNPAAPISAISIGDTQICGVNNQSDHNVICWRGDPVKLNGSPEIVSISSGLGFSCGVVKILNRVICWGEDNDKASIIESEFKNESMVDINAGGSFACGFNTTGFVICRGENLNGQLEVPQNSAYGYSGLSLGLNHSCGIRRLNRTVICWGGNGIRALEGISFESIISGFDFTCGLKTSDFSVVCWGPGWAGEDDGEILLPEILPGPCVQSNCSECGVYPQSQSLCSGNGNICRPCDRSIPIPIPTGTKFPAKDPKGLRGGLLASTILGSIGGFSGICTLLYCLCVCLRKQKIHNSVQPTINGGTNSPISRSSTLKRQGSQFMRRQKSGTSSKRTETAAEFAFSDLLAATNCFSLENKIGAGSFGVVYKGKLPDGRDVAIKRGETGNNNNKPPKRFQEKESAFESELVFMSRLHHKHLVKLVGFCEEDDERLLVYEFMKNGALYDHLHDKSNVEKSCSVLNSWKMRIKIALDAARGIEYLHSYAVPPIIHRDIKSSNILIDGDWTGRVADFGLSLMGPTEEGSCDYSRPMKAAGTVGYIDPEYYGLNILTAKSDVYGLGVVLLELLTGKRAIFKNGNEGVAPMSVVEYAVPVIMAGELEKILDGRVGRPERMAEAEAVELVAYTAMLCVNLEGKDRPTMADIVANLERALGLCDDSHGYLSSDEISIISE; from the exons ATGACGACGCATTTTGTTGCCGCCGTCGCCGTCGCCGTCTTGACAGCCGCCCTGATATGTCCGCCGTCCGCCGTGCATGCTCTCGGCGGCTCCTCCGCCACGCTGGCCGTCATGTACGGCTCCACCGTCGCAGTCTGCGGGATATCCGCCGGAACACCGTTCCAGGAAATACACTGCCGGGAAAACCGCCGGAAAACGCCGCTAGCCGTGTATCCGAACGTCTCCTTCGATTCAATCGCCGGCGGACTCGACGTTCTCTGCGGCGTCCTCTCCGGCGGGTCCTCGCTGGTTTGCTGGGGCCCCACTTTCGCCCCCAAGAGACTCTACTGGAATCCCGCCGCCCCAATCTCCGCCATTTCCATCGGCGACACCCAAATTTGCGGCGTTAATAACCAGTCCGATCATAACGTGATTTGCTGGCGGGGCGACCCGGTAAAATTAAACGGGTCACCCGAGATTGTGTCGATCTCATCCGGGTTAGGGTTTTCTTGTGGAGTAGTGAAAATTTTAAACAGAGTTATATGCTGGGGAGAAGATAACGATAAAGCTTCTATCATAGAATCAGAGTTTAAGAATGAATCAATGGTGGATATAAACGCCGGCGGGAGCTTCGCCTGCGGATTTAACACTACAGGGTTTGTTATCTGCCGAGGAGAGAATCTAAACGGCCAATTGGAAGTTCCGCAAAATTCGGCTTACGGTTACAGTGGATTATCTTTAGGGCTAAATCACAGCTGCGGAATCAGGAGATTGAATCGCACAGTGATTTGCTGGGGCGGAAATGGAATCAGAGCGTTAGAAGGAATCTCATTCGAATCCATAATTTCGGGGTTTGATTTCACCTGTGGATTGAAAACCAGCGATTTCTCCGTGGTTTGTTGGGGCCCTGGCTGGGCCGGAGAAGACGATGGTGAGATTCTTTTGCCGGAGATTCTCCCCGGCCCTTGCGTTCAGAGTAATTGCAGTGAATGTGGCGTTTATCCTCAGTCTCAATCTCTCTGTTCCGGCAACGGCAATATTTGCCGGCCATGTGATCGTTCAATCCCAATCCCAATACCAACTGGGACTAAATTTCCGGCCAAAGACCCGAAAGGGCTTAGAGGAGGTTTATTGGCCTCCACAATTTTAGGATCAATCGGCGGATTTTCCGGGATTTGCACATTACTCTATTGCCTATGTGTCTGTCTCCGAAAACAAAAAATCCACAATTCTGTTCAACCTACCATTAATGGCGGCACAAACAGTCCAATTTCAAGATCCTCTACGCTCAAACGCCAAGGCTCACAGTTTATGCGGCGGCAGAAAAGCGGAACATCATCCAAACGGACTGAAACAGCAGCAGAATTCGCCTTCTCCGACCTGCTTGCCGCCACCAACTGTTTCTCCCTGGAAAACAAAATCGGCGCCGGGAGCTTCGGGGTAGTGTACAAAGGAAAACTCCCCGACGGCCGTGACGTGGCAATCAAGAGAGGCGAAACggggaataataataataaaccaccCAAGCGTTTCCAGGAGAAAGAAAGCGCGTTTGAATCGGAACTGGTGTTCATGTCCAGGCTGCACCACAAGCATTTGGTCAAGCTGGTTGGGTTCTGCGAGGAAGACGATGAGAGGCTTTTGGTTTATGAGTTTATGAAGAATGGAGCGCTGTATGATCATTTGCATGATAAAAGTAATGTGGAAAAAAGTTGCAGTGTTTTGAATTCGTGGAAGATGAGGATCAAGATCGCATTGGATGCCGCTAGGGGGATTGAGTATCTTCATAGTTATGCAGTTCCGCCGATAATCCACCGGGATATCAAGTCCTCTAATATATTGATCGACGGAGATTGGACCGGTCGTGTCGCCGATTTCGGTTTGTCGTTGATGGGACCGACGGAAG AAGGGAGTTGTGATTACAGCCGCCCGATGAAGGCGGCCGGGACGGTAGGGTATATTGATCCGGAGTACTACGGGCTAAACATCTTGACGGCAAAGAGTGATGTGTATGGGCTCGGGGTGGTCCTGCTAGAACTCTTGACTGGAAAAAGAGCGATTTTTAAGAATGGCAACGAGGGTGTTGCGCCGATGAGCGTTGTGGAGTACGCGGTGCCGGTGATCATGGCGGGAGAATTGGAGAAGATTTTGGACGGGAGAGTTGGGCGGCCGGAGAGGATGGCGGAAGCGGAGGCTGTAGAGCTGGTTGCGTACACTGCGATGCTTTGTGTAAATTTGGAAGGGAAAGATAGGCCCACCATGGCGGACATTGTTGCTAATTTGGAGAGAGCTTTGGGTCTTTGTGATGACAGCCATGGCTACCTCTCCAGCGATGAAATCTCCATTATTTCTGAGTGA